A single Oryctolagus cuniculus chromosome 18, mOryCun1.1, whole genome shotgun sequence DNA region contains:
- the HAS3 gene encoding hyaluronan synthase 3 isoform X1 yields MPVQLTTALRVVGTSLFALAVLGGILAAYVTGYQFIHTEKHYLSFGLYGAILGLHLLIQSLFAFLEHRRMRRAGRPLKLPSRRRSVALCIAAYQEDPDYLRKCLRSAQRIAFPDLKVVMVVDGNRQEDAYMLDIFHEVLGGTEQAGFFVWRSNFHEAGEGETEASLQEGMERVRAVVRTSTFSCIMQKWGGKREVMYTAFKALGDSVDYIQVCDSDTVLDPACTIEMLRVLEEDPQVGGVGGDVQILNKYDSWISFLSSVRYWMAFNVERACQSYFGCVQCISGPLGMYRNSLLQQFLEDWYHQKFLGSKCSFGDDRHLTNRVLSLGYRTKYTARSKCLTETPTKYLRWLNQQTRWSKSYFREWLYNSLWFHKHHLWMTYESVVTGFFPFFLIATVIQLFYRGRIWNILLFLLTVQLVGIIKATYACFLRGNAEMIFMSLYSLLYMSSLLPAKIFAIATINKSGWGTSGRKTIVVNFIGLIPVSIWVAVLLGGLAYTAYCQDLFSETELAFLVSGAILYGCYWVALLMLYLAIIARRCGKKPEQYSLAFAEV; encoded by the exons ATGCCAGTGCAACTGACAACAGCCTTGCGTGTGGTGGGCACCAGCCTGTTTGCCTTGGCGGTGCTGGGTGGCATCCTGGCAGCCTATGTGACAGGCTACCAGTTCATCCACACAGAGAAGCACTACCTGTCCTTCGGCCTGTACGGCGCTATcctgggcctgcacctgctcatCCAGAGCCTGTTTGCCTTCCTGGAGCACCGGCGCATGCGGCGGGCCGGGCGGCCGCTGAAGCTGCCCTCACGGCGGCGCTCTGTGGCGCTCTGCATCGCCGCCTACCAGGAGGACCCCGACTACTTGCGCAAGTGCCTGCGCTCAGCCCAGCGCATCGCCTTCCCTGACCTCAAGGTGGTTATGGTGGTCGATGGCAACCGCCAGGAAGACGCCTACATGCTGGACATCTTCCATGAGGTGCTGGGTGGCACTGAGCAGGCCGGCTTCTTTGTGTGGCGCAGCAACTTCCACGAGGCAGGCGAGGGCGAGACCGAGGCCAGCCTGCAGGAAGGCATGGAGCGCGTGCGGGCTGTGGTGCGGACCAGCACCTTCTCGTGCATCATGCAGAAGTGGGGAGGCAAGCGTGAGGTCATGTACACAGCCTTCAAGGCCCTCGGCGATTCAGTGGACTACATCCAG GTATGTGACTCGgacacagtgctggacccagcCTGTACCATCGAGATGCTTCGCGTCCTGGAAGAGGATCCCCAAGTAGGGGGAGTCGGGGGAGATGTCCAA ATCCTCAACAAGTATGACTCATGGATCTCGTTCCTGAGCAGTGTGCGGTACTGGATGGCCTTCAACGTGGAGCGGGCCTGCCAGTCCTACTTCGGCTGTGTGCAGTGTATCAGTGGGCCCTTGGGCATGTACCGCAACAGTCTCCTCCAGCAATTCCTGGAGGACTGGTACCATCAGAAGTTCCTAGGCAGCAAGTGCAGCTTTGGGGATGACAGGCACCTCACCAACCGAGTCCTGAGTCTTGGCTACCGAACTAAGTATACAGCGCGCTCCAAGTGCCTCACTGAGACCCCCACCAAGTACCTACGGTGGCTCAACCAACAGACGCGCTGGAGCAAGTCTTACTTCCGGGAGTGGCTCTACAACTCTCTGTGGTTCCATAAGCACCATCTCTGGATGACCTACGAGTCGGTGGTCACAGGtttcttccccttcttcctcATCGCCACAGTCATACAGCTTTTCTACCGTGGCCGCATCTGGAacatcctcctcttcctgctgACCGTGCAGCTGGTGGGCATCATCAAAGCTACCTATGCCTGCTTCCTTCGGGGCAATGCAGAGATGATCTTCATGTCCCTCTACTCCCTTCTCTACATGTCTAGCCTCCTGCCCGCCAAGATCTTTGCCATTGCTACCATCAACAAGTCTGGCTGGGGCACTTCTGGCCGAAAAACAATTGTGGTGAACTTCATTGGCCTCATCCCTGTGTCCATCTGGGTGGCAGTTCTTTTGGGGGGTCTGGCCTACACGGCTTATTGCCAGGACCTGTTCAGTGAGACAGAGTTAGCCTTCCTTGTTTCAGGGGCCATTCTGTATGGCTGCTACTGGGTGGCCCTCCTCATGCTGTATCTGGCCATCATAGCCCGGAGATGTGGGAAGAAGCCAGAACAATATAGCTTGGCCTTTGCTGAGGTGTGA
- the HAS3 gene encoding hyaluronan synthase 3 (The RefSeq protein has 1 substitution compared to this genomic sequence): MPVQLTTALRVVGTSLFALAVLGGILAAYVTGYQFIHTEKHYLSFGLYGAILGLHLLIQSLFAFLEHRRMRRARRPLKLPSRRRSVALCIAAYQEDPDYLRKCLRSAQRIAFPDLKVVMVVDGNRQEDAYMLDIFHEVLGGTEQAGFFVWRSNFHEAGEGETEASLQEGMERVRAVVRTSTFSCIMQKWGGKREVMYTAFKALGDSVDYIQVCDSDTVLDPACTIEMLRVLEEDPQVGGVGGDVQILNKYDSWISFLSSVRYWMAFNVERACQSYFGCVQCISGPLGMYRNSLLQQFLEDWYHQKFLGSKCSFGDDRHLTNRVLSLGYRTKYTARSKCLTETPTKYLRWLNQQTRWSKSYFREWLYNSLWFHKHHLWMTYESVVTGFFPFFLIATVIQLFYRGRIWNILLFLLTVQLVGIIKATYACFLRGNAEMIFMSLYSLLYMSSLLPAKIFAIATINKSGWGTSGRKTIVVNFIGLIPVSIWVAVLLGGLAYTAYCQDLFSETELAFLVSGAILYGCYWVALLMLYLAIIARRCGKKPEQYSLAFAEV, from the exons ATGCCAGTGCAACTGACAACAGCCTTGCGTGTGGTGGGCACCAGCCTGTTTGCCTTGGCGGTGCTGGGTGGCATCCTGGCAGCCTATGTGACAGGCTACCAGTTCATCCACACAGAGAAGCACTACCTGTCCTTCGGCCTGTACGGCGCTATcctgggcctgcacctgctcatCCAGAGCCTGTTTGCCTTCCTGGAGCACCGGCGCATGCGGCGGGCCGGGCGGCCGCTGAAGCTGCCCTCACGGCGGCGCTCTGTGGCGCTCTGCATCGCCGCCTACCAGGAGGACCCCGACTACTTGCGCAAGTGCCTGCGCTCAGCCCAGCGCATCGCCTTCCCTGACCTCAAGGTGGTTATGGTGGTCGATGGCAACCGCCAGGAAGACGCCTACATGCTGGACATCTTCCATGAGGTGCTGGGTGGCACTGAGCAGGCCGGCTTCTTTGTGTGGCGCAGCAACTTCCACGAGGCAGGCGAGGGCGAGACCGAGGCCAGCCTGCAGGAAGGCATGGAGCGCGTGCGGGCTGTGGTGCGGACCAGCACCTTCTCGTGCATCATGCAGAAGTGGGGAGGCAAGCGTGAGGTCATGTACACAGCCTTCAAGGCCCTCGGCGATTCAGTGGACTACATCCAG GTATGTGACTCGgacacagtgctggacccagcCTGTACCATCGAGATGCTTCGCGTCCTGGAAGAGGATCCCCAAGTAGGGGGAGTCGGGGGAGATGTCCAA ATCCTCAACAAGTATGACTCATGGATCTCGTTCCTGAGCAGTGTGCGGTACTGGATGGCCTTCAACGTGGAGCGGGCCTGCCAGTCCTACTTCGGCTGTGTGCAGTGTATCAGTGGGCCCTTGGGCATGTACCGCAACAGTCTCCTCCAGCAATTCCTGGAGGACTGGTACCATCAGAAGTTCCTAGGCAGCAAGTGCAGCTTTGGGGATGACAGGCACCTCACCAACCGAGTCCTGAGTCTTGGCTACCGAACTAAGTATACAGCGCGCTCCAAGTGCCTCACTGAGACCCCCACCAAGTACCTACGGTGGCTCAACCAACAGACGCGCTGGAGCAAGTCTTACTTCCGGGAGTGGCTCTACAACTCTCTGTGGTTCCATAAGCACCATCTCTGGATGACCTACGAGTCGGTGGTCACAGGtttcttccccttcttcctcATCGCCACAGTCATACAGCTTTTCTACCGTGGCCGCATCTGGAacatcctcctcttcctgctgACCGTGCAGCTGGTGGGCATCATCAAAGCTACCTATGCCTGCTTCCTTCGGGGCAATGCAGAGATGATCTTCATGTCCCTCTACTCCCTTCTCTACATGTCTAGCCTCCTGCCCGCCAAGATCTTTGCCATTGCTACCATCAACAAGTCTGGCTGGGGCACTTCTGGCCGAAAAACAATTGTGGTGAACTTCATTGGCCTCATCCCTGTGTCCATCTGGGTGGCAGTTCTTTTGGGGGGTCTGGCCTACACGGCTTATTGCCAGGACCTGTTCAGTGAGACAGAGTTAGCCTTCCTTGTTTCAGGGGCCATTCTGTATGGCTGCTACTGGGTGGCCCTCCTCATGCTGTATCTGGCCATCATAGCCCGGAGATGTGGGAAGAAGCCAGAACAATATAGCTTGGCCTTTGCTGAGGTGTGA
- the DERPC gene encoding decreased expression in renal and prostate cancer protein — protein sequence MKEPRIFPRERPTPWTRAPLPPRGRLDSSFGPQGGPVLNTGHPLGMNSDPFLMAAGSLGGNLAPFPRNPSPFPASSGSLASNPAPFQAGARDPSMAAFPRGMNPTGTGAVAFPRPGGLLGPGPGPALNARTGSLPGPGPLSNPRLGSLPGPGPLSNPRPGGLLGAGPDPRSGGPMGPGSGPNLRAGILSSGNGPPNPRPVGLGPGPNANLRSGFLGTNPAPRSGMFPGPGLGPNPRAGGLGPGLGPNPRASGLGPSPNLDARASGFLGTGSGLNLRMTGPQGLDLAPILRAAGLLGANSASLSQASGNMGTSSSSMARVPGPIGPNAGPGSRGLGLPGPNPSPMSRAPGPIGPNSAHFSRPGGPMGVNTNPFPRGTGSGGLNPTVFSQSSGALASNPATFQRSAGLQGSTSAIFPRASGPLGPNSANFPRGTGLQGPSSAAFPRSSGPLGPGQIAFPRSAAGHLGSSPAGPMGINPAPFARPAGTLGLNSASFPRMNGPVSKSLVPFPRVGSLPGTNPAAFPRPGGPMAAMYPNGMLPP from the coding sequence ATGAAAGAACCTCGGATTTTCCCCAGAGAGCGGCCAACTCCGTGGACTCGTGCTCCACTGCCACCTCGAGGACGGCTCGACAGCTCCTTTGGACCACAGGGGGGTCCTGTTCTGAACACAGGCCACCCACTGGGCATGAACTCGGATCCCTTTCTTATGGCGGCCGGTTCTCTCGGTGGAAATCTGGCCCCATTTCCACGGAACCCATCTCCTTTTCCAGCTTCATCAGGCTCACTGGCTTCAAATCCAGCACCTTTCCAGGCCGGTGCTCGTGACCCAAGCATGGCTGCTTTTCCAAGAGGGATGAATCCCACTGGCACAGGTGCagttgctttcccaaggccaggTGGCCTATTGGgtcctggcccaggtccagctctgAATGCCAGAACAGGGTCCCTTCCAGGCCCTGGACCTCTGTCTAACCCCAGGTTAGGGAGTCTCCCAGGACCAGGTCCTTTGTCCAACCCAAGGCCAGGTGGCCTCCTAGGAGCAGGTCCTGACCCCAGAAGTGGTGGCCCCATGGGCCCTGGATCTGGACCCAATCTGAGAGCAGGTATCTTGTCCTCTGGGAATGGCCCTCCCAATCCTAGGCCAgttgggctgggccctgggccaaATGCCAATCTGAGATCGGGCTTTTTGGGTACAAACCCTGCCCCTAGGTCAGGGATGTTTCCAGGCCCAGGCCTTGGGCCCAACCCAAGGGCAGGTGGCCTGGGTCCAGGCCTTGGGCCCAACCCAAGGGCAAGTGGCTTGGGCCCAAGCCCAAATCTGGATGCAAGAGCCAGTGGCTTCTTGGGTACTGGATCTGGTCTTAACTTAAGAATGACTGGACCTCAAGGACTAGATCTTGCCCCCATTCTGAGAGCAGCGGGTCTTTTAGGAGCAAACTCGGCTTCTCTTTCACAAGCATCTGGAAACATGGGCACAAGCTCATCTTCCATGGCAAGAGTTCCTGGCCCTATAGGTCCAAACGCAGGTCCTGGCTCTCGAGGACTTGGCCTTCCAGGGCCAAATCCATCACCTATGTCAAGGGCTCCTGGCCCCATAGGCCCTAATTCAGCTCATTTCTCAAGGCCAGGTGGCCCCATGGGGGTAAATACCAATCCCTTTCCAAGGGGGACAGGTTCAGGGGGACTGAACCCGACTGTCTTTTCTCAGTCTTCTGGCGCATTGGCTTCAAACCCAGCTACCTTCCAAAGGTCTGCTGGCCTCCAGGGCTCAACTTCAGCAATTTTCCCAAGAGCCTCTGGGCCACTAGGTCCCAACTCAGCTAACTTCCCAAGAGGCACGGGGCTTCAGGGTCCAagttcagctgctttcccaagatctAGTGGCCCATTGGGCCCTGGTCAAATTGCTTTCCCCAGGTCAGCTGCTGGGCACCTGGGCTCTTCTCCAGCAGGCCCTATGGGTATCAACCCAGCTCCTTTTGCAAGGCCAGCTGGGACCTTGGGTTTaaattctgcttcttttccaaggATGAATGGCCCTGTGAGCAAAAGCTTGGTCCCCTTTCCTAGAGTGGGGAGCCTCCCTGGCACAAACCCAGCTGCTTTCCCCCGACCAGGGGGTCCAATGGCTGCAATGTACCCAAATGGAATGTTACCCCCTTAA
- the CHTF8 gene encoding chromosome transmission fidelity protein 8 homolog, translating into MVQIVISSAGAGGLAEWVLMELQGEIEARYSTGLAGNLLGDLHYTTEGIPVLIVGHHILYGKIIHLEKPFAVLVKHTPGEDCDELGSETGTRYLVTALIKNKILFKTRPKPIITNVPKKV; encoded by the exons ATGGTGCAAATTGTTATTTCCAG TGCGGGGGCTGGAGGCCTGGCAGAATGGGTGCTGATGGAGCTACAGGGGGAGATCGAGGCTCGCTACAGCACCGGATTAGCTGGAAACCTCCTGGGAGACCTACATTACACCACTGAG GGAATCCCCGTGCTGATCGTGGGGCATCATATCCTGTATGGGAAAATCATCCACCTGGAGAAACCTTTTGCGGTCCTTGTCAAACACACTCCAGGGGAGGACTGTGATGAGCTTGGCAGCGAGACTGGCACCCGGTACCTGGTGACAGCACTCATCAAAAACAAGATCCTTTTCAAAACCCGCCCTAAGCCCATTATCACCAACGTCCCCAAGAAAGTATGA